One window of the Strix uralensis isolate ZFMK-TIS-50842 chromosome 3, bStrUra1, whole genome shotgun sequence genome contains the following:
- the SLC35B2 gene encoding adenosine 3'-phospho 5'-phosphosulfate transporter 1 isoform X2 — MMATGEEIAPALQDSWVDFWLFRFFVNAAGYASIVVPGFLLIQYFKRRNYLETGRGICFPVIKSCVFGSEVKSVHQEDGSLAPRAEPTESSTAQQVFKLLFCAAGLQVSYLTWGVLQERVMTRTYGATETDPGEKFKDSQFLVFMNRILAFTAAGLYCALTKQPRHGAPMYKYSFASLSNILSSWCQYEALKYISFPTQVLAKASKVIPVMMMGKLVSRKSYEYWEYLTAALISVGISMFLLSSGPNRHASTVTTFSGVVLLAGYIIFDSFTSNWQDALFTYKMSPVQMMFGVNVFSCLFTVGSLLEQGALLESVRFMARHSEFMAHAVLLSVCSACGQLFIFCTINQFGAAVFTIIMTLRQAFAILLSCLIYGHSVTVVGGLGVAVVFMALFLRVYARSRMKKRSKKLPPGETPVQKV, encoded by the exons ATGATGGCTACTGGTGAAGAGATCGCCCCTGCCCTGCAGGACTCATGGGTGGACTTCTGGCTCTTCCGTTTCTTTGTTAATGCTGCTGGCTACGCGAGTATCGTGGTGCCAGGATTCCTCCTCATCCAGTACTTTAAGAGAAGAAATTATCTGGAGACAG GCCGAGGCATTTGCTTCCCTGTCATCAAATCCTGCGTGTTCGGCTCTGAGGTGAAGTCTGTACACCAGGAGGATGGCTCCCTGGCACCCCGAGCAGAGCCCACAGAGTCCTCTACAGCCCAACAGGtcttcaagctgctcttctgtgCTGCTGGCCTACAG GTCTCCTACCTCACATGGGGCGTTCTCCAGGAGCGTGTGATGACAAGAACATATGGTGCAACTGAAACAGACCCTGGTGAGAAGTTCAAGGATTCCCAGTTCCTAGTGTTCATGAACCGCATCCTGGCCTTCACAGCAGCTGGTCTGTACTGTGCTCTGACCAAGCAGCCACGCCACGGAGCTCCTATGTACAAATACTCCTTTGCCTCCCTCTCCAACATCCTCAGCAGCTGGTGCCAGTATGAGGCGCTCAAATACATCAGCTTCCCCACCCAAGTGCTGGCCAAGGCCTCCAAAGTGATCCCAGTGATGATGATGGGCAAACTGGTGTCACGCAAGAGTTATGAGTACTGGGAGTACCTGACTGCTGCCCTCATCTCTGTGGGGATCAGCATGTTCCTGCTCTCCAGTGGTCCCAACAGGCACGCGTCCACTGTCACCACCTTCTCAGGCGTAGTCCTCCTGGCTGGCTACATAATCTTCGACAGCTTCACCTCCAACTGGCAGGACGCCCTCTTCACCTACAAGATGTCTCCCGTGCAGATGATGTTTGGCGTCAACGTCTTCTCCTGCCTTTTCACGGTGGGCTCGCTCTTGGAGCAGGGTGCCTTGCTGGAGTCGGTACGCTTCATGGCCCGCCACTCGGAGTTCATGGCCCACGCTGTGCTGCTCTCGGTGTGCTCCGCCTGCGGCCAGCTCTTCATCTTCTGCACCATCAACCAGTTCGGGGCAGCCGTCTTCACCATCATCATGACGCTCCGCCAGGCCTTTGCCAtcctcctctcctgcctcatCTACGGGCACTCGGTCACAGTCGTGGGCGGGCTGGGTGTAGCCGTTGTCTTCATGGCCCTCTTCCTCCGCGTCTACGCCCGCAGCCGCATGAAGAAGCGCAGTAAGAAGCTCCCACCAGGCGAGACCCCTGTACAAAAGGTCTAA
- the SLC35B2 gene encoding adenosine 3'-phospho 5'-phosphosulfate transporter 1 isoform X1 gives MEHPLAPPDGIRISVGFCLPLVLASLPMMATGEEIAPALQDSWVDFWLFRFFVNAAGYASIVVPGFLLIQYFKRRNYLETGRGICFPVIKSCVFGSEVKSVHQEDGSLAPRAEPTESSTAQQVFKLLFCAAGLQVSYLTWGVLQERVMTRTYGATETDPGEKFKDSQFLVFMNRILAFTAAGLYCALTKQPRHGAPMYKYSFASLSNILSSWCQYEALKYISFPTQVLAKASKVIPVMMMGKLVSRKSYEYWEYLTAALISVGISMFLLSSGPNRHASTVTTFSGVVLLAGYIIFDSFTSNWQDALFTYKMSPVQMMFGVNVFSCLFTVGSLLEQGALLESVRFMARHSEFMAHAVLLSVCSACGQLFIFCTINQFGAAVFTIIMTLRQAFAILLSCLIYGHSVTVVGGLGVAVVFMALFLRVYARSRMKKRSKKLPPGETPVQKV, from the exons ATGGAACATCCTCTGGCACCCCCAGATGGCATCAGAATAAGTGTGGG ATTTTGCCTTCCCCTCGTGCTGGCTTCCCTCCCTATGATGGCTACTGGTGAAGAGATCGCCCCTGCCCTGCAGGACTCATGGGTGGACTTCTGGCTCTTCCGTTTCTTTGTTAATGCTGCTGGCTACGCGAGTATCGTGGTGCCAGGATTCCTCCTCATCCAGTACTTTAAGAGAAGAAATTATCTGGAGACAG GCCGAGGCATTTGCTTCCCTGTCATCAAATCCTGCGTGTTCGGCTCTGAGGTGAAGTCTGTACACCAGGAGGATGGCTCCCTGGCACCCCGAGCAGAGCCCACAGAGTCCTCTACAGCCCAACAGGtcttcaagctgctcttctgtgCTGCTGGCCTACAG GTCTCCTACCTCACATGGGGCGTTCTCCAGGAGCGTGTGATGACAAGAACATATGGTGCAACTGAAACAGACCCTGGTGAGAAGTTCAAGGATTCCCAGTTCCTAGTGTTCATGAACCGCATCCTGGCCTTCACAGCAGCTGGTCTGTACTGTGCTCTGACCAAGCAGCCACGCCACGGAGCTCCTATGTACAAATACTCCTTTGCCTCCCTCTCCAACATCCTCAGCAGCTGGTGCCAGTATGAGGCGCTCAAATACATCAGCTTCCCCACCCAAGTGCTGGCCAAGGCCTCCAAAGTGATCCCAGTGATGATGATGGGCAAACTGGTGTCACGCAAGAGTTATGAGTACTGGGAGTACCTGACTGCTGCCCTCATCTCTGTGGGGATCAGCATGTTCCTGCTCTCCAGTGGTCCCAACAGGCACGCGTCCACTGTCACCACCTTCTCAGGCGTAGTCCTCCTGGCTGGCTACATAATCTTCGACAGCTTCACCTCCAACTGGCAGGACGCCCTCTTCACCTACAAGATGTCTCCCGTGCAGATGATGTTTGGCGTCAACGTCTTCTCCTGCCTTTTCACGGTGGGCTCGCTCTTGGAGCAGGGTGCCTTGCTGGAGTCGGTACGCTTCATGGCCCGCCACTCGGAGTTCATGGCCCACGCTGTGCTGCTCTCGGTGTGCTCCGCCTGCGGCCAGCTCTTCATCTTCTGCACCATCAACCAGTTCGGGGCAGCCGTCTTCACCATCATCATGACGCTCCGCCAGGCCTTTGCCAtcctcctctcctgcctcatCTACGGGCACTCGGTCACAGTCGTGGGCGGGCTGGGTGTAGCCGTTGTCTTCATGGCCCTCTTCCTCCGCGTCTACGCCCGCAGCCGCATGAAGAAGCGCAGTAAGAAGCTCCCACCAGGCGAGACCCCTGTACAAAAGGTCTAA
- the NFKBIE gene encoding NF-kappa-B inhibitor epsilon, which produces MSRGVGGECRKETAGWEGEDGQCDSGIESLRSLPGGREIPPPAAAETPSPAADTLAETVAAEERLDSSYGSGALPEALPGLPVAGRAEEPSPPPAGLSRQQLEALTYLSEDGDTLVHLAIIHCVPAVALCCIAQLPREVLEIQNDLFQTPLHLAVYLEQPSVIQALIHKGVNPGLQDRNGNTPLHLACEQQRLRCAQQLLQGTALMEGTAQPHGHHQDLQLQNWQGLACLHISTLKGNIPMMSLLLESGANIDVREGTSGKTPLHLAVECHNRRAVQFLLRNGAYVDAQMYNGCTPLHLAVGRKDAAIAAILSHSGADTLLRNMENETAQDLADGNDDLLALLPFDDLKISGKPVVCSE; this is translated from the exons ATGTCGCGGGGGGTGGGCGGCGAATGCCGCAAGGAGACGGCGGGCTGGGAGGGCGAGGACGGGCAATGCGACTCGGGCATCGAGTCGCTGCGCTCGCTGCCGGGCGGGAGGGAGatccctcctcccgccgccgccgagaccccctcccccgccgccgaCACCCTCGCCGAGACCGTGGCCGCCGAGGAGCGGCTGGACTCCAGCTACGGCTCCGGCGCCCTCCCCGAGGCTCTGCCCGGGCTGCCGGTCGCCGGCCGCGCCGAGGAGCCttcgccgccgcccgcggggctgagccggcagcagctggaggctcTCACCTACCTTTCGGAGGATGGAGACAC GTTGGTTCATCTGGCCATTATCCACTGTGTCCCAGCTGTGGCACTCTGCTGCATTGCTcaactgcccagggaggtgctggagaTCCAAAATGATCTTTTCCAG ACCCCGCTCCACCTCGCCGTGTACCTGGAGCAGCCCAGCGTGATCCAGGCACTGATCCACAAGGGAGTCAACCCTGGGCTGCAGGACCGCAACGGCAACACCCCGCTGCACCTAGCCTGCGAGCAGCAGCGCCTGCGGtgtgcccagcagctgctgcagggcacagccctGATGGAGGGCACAGCCCAGCCCCATGGGCACCACCAAGACCTGCAGCTCCAGAACTGGCAAG GCTTGGCCTGTCTGCACATCAGCACCTTGAAGGGGAACATCCCGATGATGTCGCTGCTGCTGGAGAGTGGTGCCAACATCGATGTTCGG GAGGGTACAAGCGGGAAGACCCCGTTGCACCTGGCCGTGGAGTGCCACAACCGCCGGGCTGTCCAGTTCCTGCTGCGCAACGGGGCGTACGTGGACGCCCAGATGTACAATGGATGCACCCCGCTCCACCTTGCCGTGGGCCGCAAGGATGCTGCCATCGCCGCCATCCTCTCTCACTCCGGGGCTGACACCCTGCTGAGGAACATGGAGAATGAGACAGCCCAGGACCTGGCTGACGGCAACGACGAT CTCCTTGCCTTGCTGCCCTTCGATGACCTGAAGATCTCAGGGAAGCCTGTTGTGTGCTCTGAATGA